From one Plantibacter flavus genomic stretch:
- a CDS encoding M15 family metallopeptidase has protein sequence MTAAHQPSHRRPVSRRVRRNRVIALSVLAAALAILLVVLVVNIAGGATPTPAAATKTPSATPSVTPTPTPTPTPTPTETVPVAPPAPPAFDKAAYSIDDPLSPWVVVNKTRPLNPVDYTPPDLVSVPVAHTWDPLLRAEAAAAIVQLFDTASAEAGLSLASNSAYRSYSSQVSVYDSEPDDSTTARPGYSEHQTGWTMDIGAESGNCSLNTCFGDTAEGQWLAANAYRFGFLLRYPADKVDVTGFSFEPWHYRYIGVPLATEMHNTGVTTLEEFFGLPPAPGYLN, from the coding sequence GTGACCGCAGCCCACCAGCCCTCCCACCGACGCCCGGTCTCGCGGCGCGTCCGACGCAACCGCGTGATCGCGTTGAGCGTCCTGGCCGCCGCGCTCGCGATCCTGCTCGTGGTGCTCGTCGTGAACATCGCCGGCGGCGCCACGCCCACCCCGGCCGCTGCCACGAAGACACCGAGTGCGACCCCGTCCGTCACCCCGACGCCGACCCCCACGCCCACGCCGACGCCGACGGAGACGGTTCCGGTCGCGCCCCCCGCCCCGCCGGCGTTCGACAAGGCCGCCTACTCGATCGACGACCCGCTGAGCCCGTGGGTGGTCGTCAACAAGACCCGGCCGCTGAACCCGGTCGACTACACGCCACCGGACCTCGTGTCCGTCCCCGTCGCCCACACCTGGGACCCGCTGCTGCGTGCCGAGGCCGCCGCCGCGATCGTGCAGCTGTTCGACACCGCTTCAGCCGAGGCCGGCCTGTCGCTCGCTTCGAACAGCGCGTACCGCAGCTACTCGAGCCAGGTGTCGGTGTACGACAGCGAACCCGACGACTCGACGACCGCACGCCCCGGCTACAGCGAGCACCAGACCGGCTGGACGATGGACATCGGTGCCGAGAGCGGCAACTGCTCGCTCAACACCTGTTTCGGCGACACGGCGGAGGGGCAGTGGCTCGCCGCGAACGCCTACCGCTTCGGGTTCCTCCTGCGGTACCCGGCCGACAAGGTCGACGTCACCGGCTTCTCGTTCGAGCCGTGGCACTACCGCTACATCGGCGTGCCGCTCGCGACCGAGATGCACAACACGGGCGTGACGACGCTCGAAGAGTTCTTCGGGCTCCCGCCGGCTCCCGGGTACCTGAACTAG
- a CDS encoding MDR family MFS transporter, with protein sequence MSSSSPASTEPSGSAPVLSHRQILFIIFGLMAGMFLSALDQTIVGTSMRTIADDLDGMALQAWVTTAYLITSTVSTPIYGKLSDIFGRRPLFIIAISIFLIGSLLAGMSGSMYELAIFRAIQGLGAGGLMALPLTIMGDMLAPRERAKYQGYFLAVFGVSSVIGPLIGGLFAGAPELLFITGWRWVFLINLPIGVIALAIVLRFLHIPHTRHSVRIDWWGAATVVLAVVPLLLVAEQGRIWGWASAGSIACYAIGVAGIVGFILVERAMGDDALIPLKLFKNSTFRVATILGVLVGFGMFGAMMTVPLFLQLVEGATPTESGLLMLPMILGLMISSIASGQIIARTGKYKAFPIVGTFLLLSGFFYFSFATADKPVWWMMGGMLLVGLGLGQLMQTLTIASQNAVEARDIGVATSSSTFFRQIGGTLGTAVIFSVLYTRIPTTIAAAFADPTLSERVRAAAQDPAVLSDPANEGILKVLQRAQENSGSAGSALDGDTSFLVGANHDLAAPFLTGFADATVTVFWVSFAVVAVAFVLSWFLKAPPLRAKSALQERTDAQAAEDAEGELSLAAQRAAELAGSQLSPDTASNRVVDPSTRR encoded by the coding sequence ATGTCATCCAGTTCCCCCGCCTCGACCGAGCCGTCGGGATCCGCCCCCGTCCTCAGCCACCGGCAGATCCTCTTCATCATCTTCGGCCTCATGGCCGGGATGTTCCTCTCCGCACTCGACCAGACCATCGTCGGCACCTCGATGCGCACGATCGCCGACGACCTCGACGGCATGGCCCTCCAGGCGTGGGTCACCACCGCGTACCTGATCACCTCGACCGTCTCGACGCCGATCTACGGCAAGCTGTCCGACATCTTCGGCCGCCGCCCGCTGTTCATCATCGCGATCTCGATCTTCCTCATCGGCTCGCTGCTCGCCGGTATGTCCGGTTCGATGTACGAGCTGGCGATCTTCCGTGCCATCCAGGGCCTCGGCGCCGGTGGCCTCATGGCCCTGCCGCTGACGATCATGGGCGACATGCTCGCCCCGCGCGAGCGCGCCAAGTACCAGGGGTACTTCCTCGCGGTCTTCGGTGTCTCGAGTGTCATCGGCCCGCTGATCGGCGGCCTGTTCGCCGGGGCCCCCGAGCTGCTGTTCATCACCGGTTGGCGCTGGGTGTTCCTCATCAACCTGCCGATCGGTGTCATCGCGCTCGCGATCGTCCTCCGCTTCCTGCACATCCCGCACACCCGCCACAGCGTCCGCATCGACTGGTGGGGTGCCGCAACGGTCGTCCTCGCCGTCGTGCCCCTGCTGCTCGTCGCCGAGCAGGGCCGCATCTGGGGCTGGGCCTCGGCAGGGTCCATCGCCTGCTACGCCATCGGGGTCGCCGGCATCGTCGGGTTCATCCTCGTCGAACGGGCGATGGGCGACGACGCTCTCATCCCGTTGAAGCTCTTCAAGAACTCCACCTTCCGGGTCGCCACCATCCTCGGCGTGCTCGTCGGGTTCGGGATGTTCGGCGCGATGATGACGGTGCCGCTGTTCCTGCAGCTCGTCGAAGGCGCGACACCGACCGAGTCCGGTCTGCTGATGCTGCCGATGATCCTCGGCCTCATGATCTCGTCGATCGCGAGCGGCCAGATCATCGCCCGGACCGGCAAGTACAAGGCGTTCCCGATCGTCGGTACCTTCCTGCTCCTGAGCGGCTTCTTCTACTTCAGCTTCGCGACGGCCGACAAGCCCGTCTGGTGGATGATGGGCGGCATGCTGCTCGTCGGCCTCGGACTCGGCCAGCTGATGCAGACGCTGACGATCGCGAGCCAGAACGCCGTCGAGGCACGCGACATCGGGGTGGCGACGAGCTCGTCGACCTTCTTCCGTCAGATCGGTGGAACGCTGGGCACGGCCGTGATCTTCTCCGTGCTCTACACGCGGATCCCGACGACCATCGCGGCGGCGTTCGCGGATCCGACGCTCAGCGAACGGGTCCGGGCCGCGGCGCAGGACCCGGCCGTGCTGTCGGACCCGGCGAACGAGGGCATCCTCAAGGTGCTGCAGCGGGCGCAGGAGAACAGCGGCTCGGCCGGTTCCGCGCTCGACGGCGACACCTCGTTCCTCGTCGGTGCGAACCACGACCTGGCCGCGCCGTTCCTCACGGGGTTCGCGGATGCGACCGTGACCGTGTTCTGGGTGAGCTTCGCGGTGGTCGCCGTCGCATTCGTGCTGAGCTGGTTCCTCAAGGCGCCGCCGCTGCGGGCGAAGTCGGCGCTGCAGGAGCGAACCGACGCCCAGGCTGCGGAGGACGCCGAGGGCGAGTTGTCGCTCGCCGCCCAGCGTGCCGCCGAGCTGGCGGGGTCGCAGCTGTCACCCGACACCGCGAGCAACCGCGTCGTCGATCCCTCCACCCGTCGCTGA
- a CDS encoding alpha/beta hydrolase gives MTAGTPAHHAPTHRKRPRFRRLLTAAAVVIGLGLVVAVVAAITPWPSALLIRSVFERGGAATVAEMEPYVPDTKLTEFRDIAYAAPSGGRPQVDTTLDVFTPADGTEPLTTIVWIHGGAWISGEKGNVEPYLRILAAEGYTTIAVNYTIAPEAVYPTAVNQLNDALAYISEHAAEWNGNPDRLVLAGDSAGSQLASQLAVLTTNPDYATLSGMTPGIAADQLVGTILNCGVYDLPAMAELDGIGAWGLQTALWAYAGTKDWSETSTGALMSTIDFVTADFPPTFITGGNGDALTWLQSVPMSSALEDAGVDVTKLFWAADHEPALPHEYQFHLDLDDAHVALTATLDYLAALDADLAAAQTATP, from the coding sequence ATGACCGCAGGGACGCCAGCACACCACGCGCCGACGCACCGGAAGCGCCCGCGGTTCCGTCGGCTCCTGACCGCGGCCGCCGTCGTGATCGGTCTCGGCCTCGTCGTCGCGGTCGTCGCTGCCATCACCCCGTGGCCGTCCGCGCTCCTCATCCGCTCGGTGTTCGAACGCGGCGGTGCTGCGACGGTCGCCGAGATGGAACCGTACGTCCCCGACACGAAGCTCACGGAGTTCCGCGACATCGCCTACGCGGCACCGAGCGGCGGCCGACCACAGGTGGACACCACCCTCGACGTCTTCACCCCGGCGGACGGCACCGAACCGCTGACCACGATCGTCTGGATCCACGGCGGCGCCTGGATCTCCGGCGAGAAGGGGAACGTCGAGCCCTACCTCCGCATCCTCGCGGCCGAGGGGTACACGACGATCGCGGTCAACTACACGATCGCTCCCGAGGCCGTCTATCCGACGGCCGTGAACCAGCTCAACGACGCCCTCGCGTACATCTCGGAGCACGCCGCCGAGTGGAACGGGAACCCGGACCGCCTGGTGCTCGCGGGCGACTCAGCGGGATCGCAGCTCGCCAGCCAGCTCGCCGTCCTCACGACCAACCCCGACTACGCGACGCTGTCGGGCATGACCCCTGGCATCGCTGCGGACCAGCTCGTCGGGACGATCCTCAACTGCGGGGTCTACGACCTGCCGGCGATGGCCGAGCTCGACGGCATCGGCGCCTGGGGCCTCCAGACCGCCCTCTGGGCCTACGCCGGTACGAAGGACTGGTCGGAGACGTCGACCGGCGCGCTCATGTCGACGATCGACTTCGTCACCGCCGACTTCCCGCCGACCTTCATCACGGGCGGGAACGGTGACGCCCTCACCTGGCTGCAGTCGGTCCCGATGAGCAGTGCCCTCGAGGACGCCGGCGTCGACGTCACGAAGCTCTTCTGGGCCGCGGACCACGAGCCGGCGCTCCCCCACGAGTACCAGTTCCACCTCGACCTCGACGACGCCCACGTGGCACTCACGGCCACCCTGGACTACCTCGCGGCGCTCGACGCGGACCTCGCCGCAGCGCAGACCGCCACACCCTGA
- a CDS encoding alpha/beta hydrolase, with product MTSVFTDAAPRSTPRLNLASGGEAVFSLGSSWNLPSLSLPAWVHRPISAARATLVKSLVMTIAIAAILAGVVTVTQTSTAGATAISATDFAPVASSVPTMTAAAFTTAYAGDLAAAATALTTMSSSQVAQLWTELAPGYRALLITGYPAVIGNLEGVAYTDRATANVSRLAGLLADTEASYRSLTVSSDQVDGQADSAALATTLSRLDAIKLLVDRYSPDAIAARLQPEYLITLQAGGSGPPRVAVAVGDVDTAAYVTVFVPGMNSSALELDDYLRGAKRIQSAAADSAVILWIGGHSPSALEVPSNDRAVEGAPLLAGVLAGYDAVRSARGIVSQLSVVAHSYGTATASLALASGDYHVDDFVMLGSAGIPTEIGIEDLHVPAGRVYASQASADTLAGLGQFLSGRADPAMSSWGATTFGSDGLTLGDGDHLGAVDGHNAVGSSNADDRGKYLGPATESLYAIQRIVTGQASAVADLTTPGSSHQRGSMPDAAGVGAGASTTSSSTTTSASASAAALLATH from the coding sequence GTGACGAGTGTCTTCACCGACGCCGCCCCGCGGTCCACTCCACGGCTGAACCTGGCGAGCGGCGGCGAGGCCGTGTTCAGCCTCGGCTCCTCCTGGAACCTCCCGTCGTTGTCGCTGCCGGCCTGGGTGCACCGGCCGATCTCGGCGGCCCGCGCGACTCTCGTCAAGTCGCTCGTCATGACCATCGCGATCGCCGCGATCCTGGCCGGCGTCGTCACGGTGACGCAGACCTCGACCGCCGGCGCGACCGCGATCTCCGCCACCGACTTCGCACCGGTGGCCTCCTCCGTCCCGACGATGACGGCCGCCGCCTTCACCACCGCCTACGCCGGCGACCTCGCTGCGGCGGCGACGGCCCTCACGACGATGTCCTCATCGCAGGTCGCGCAGCTGTGGACCGAGCTCGCTCCCGGCTACCGCGCACTGCTCATCACCGGTTACCCGGCGGTCATCGGCAACCTCGAGGGCGTCGCCTACACGGATCGGGCGACGGCCAACGTCTCCCGCCTCGCCGGCCTCCTCGCCGACACCGAGGCGAGCTACCGCTCGCTGACGGTGAGCAGCGACCAGGTCGACGGGCAGGCGGACTCGGCGGCCCTCGCCACGACCCTGTCGCGCCTGGACGCGATCAAGCTGCTCGTCGACCGGTACTCGCCGGACGCGATCGCCGCCCGCCTCCAGCCGGAGTACCTCATCACCTTGCAGGCGGGCGGCTCCGGACCCCCGCGGGTCGCGGTCGCCGTGGGAGACGTGGACACCGCCGCCTACGTCACGGTGTTCGTCCCCGGGATGAACAGCAGCGCCCTCGAACTCGACGACTACCTGCGCGGGGCGAAGCGCATCCAGAGCGCCGCAGCCGACAGCGCGGTCATCCTCTGGATCGGCGGACACAGCCCGAGCGCGCTCGAGGTGCCGTCGAACGACCGGGCAGTCGAAGGGGCACCCCTGCTCGCCGGAGTGCTCGCCGGATACGACGCCGTCCGTTCCGCGCGCGGCATCGTCTCCCAGTTGAGCGTCGTGGCGCACTCCTACGGCACGGCGACGGCCTCGCTGGCGTTGGCGTCCGGCGACTACCACGTCGACGACTTCGTCATGCTCGGCTCGGCCGGCATCCCGACGGAGATCGGGATCGAGGATCTGCACGTCCCGGCCGGCCGCGTGTACGCCTCCCAGGCGAGCGCCGACACCCTCGCCGGTCTCGGCCAGTTCCTGTCCGGTCGGGCCGATCCTGCGATGAGCTCCTGGGGCGCGACCACCTTCGGCTCCGACGGCCTGACGCTCGGCGACGGCGACCACCTCGGCGCCGTCGACGGGCACAACGCGGTCGGGTCGAGCAACGCCGACGACCGGGGGAAGTACCTCGGGCCGGCGACCGAGAGCCTCTACGCGATCCAGCGCATCGTCACGGGTCAGGCGTCCGCGGTCGCCGATCTGACGACGCCCGGGTCGTCCCACCAGCGCGGCTCCATGCCGGATGCCGCGGGCGTCGGGGCGGGCGCATCCACGACGAGCTCCTCCACGACCACCTCCGCTTCCGCCTCGGCCGCGGCGCTCCTCGCCACGCACTAG
- a CDS encoding type II toxin-antitoxin system VapC family toxin, producing the protein MVDTNVLIGAFRPDSQHHRALATWLEDAVRSREPLGVSEAVLAGYIRIVTQRRIFVDPTPIPVALDQMQRLRDEPGVQVVRPGPSFWTVFTSLCAAVEARGNLVSDAANAALAIEHRATFVTLDRDFARFPDLRWESPLATGQAPS; encoded by the coding sequence GTGGTCGACACCAACGTCCTCATCGGCGCGTTCCGACCCGACTCACAACACCACCGCGCGCTCGCAACCTGGTTGGAAGATGCCGTCCGATCGAGAGAGCCCCTGGGCGTCAGCGAAGCCGTGCTCGCGGGGTACATCCGGATCGTGACCCAGCGTCGGATCTTCGTCGATCCCACTCCGATCCCCGTCGCGCTGGACCAGATGCAGCGACTCCGCGACGAGCCCGGGGTACAGGTGGTCCGCCCTGGCCCGTCGTTCTGGACGGTCTTCACCTCGCTCTGCGCAGCGGTCGAGGCCCGAGGCAACCTCGTCTCGGACGCGGCCAATGCCGCACTCGCGATCGAACACCGGGCGACCTTCGTGACGCTCGATCGCGACTTCGCGCGCTTCCCGGACCTCCGGTGGGAATCGCCACTCGCCACGGGTCAAGCGCCTTCCTGA
- a CDS encoding MFS transporter, which produces MTGSTPAPEAPATARGARPPMPNAGRAWTVLGLGVAAQTAGTLFVSTPAFLIPLLHADRGMSLAEAGVLAAAPTLGMVLTLIAWGWLADRVGERIVIAGGLALTAVAAAGAVAADGLIPSLGYGPLGILLLLGGAASASTNSASGRIVVGWFPKDRRGLAMGIRQMSQPLGVTAAAVTVPSVAAASGISAALVISLVATGVLAVACTIGLRNPPRTAVPKPVPTETTPNPVAARPRNPYRDDGFLWRIHAVSILLVVPQFTLTTFALVWLVADQGWNALAAGVLVGVAQFVGAIGRIGVGVLSDRLGSRVRPLRWVAVSAVVVMLLLASVGLLQWPVAVAVALVVASAVTVADNGLAFTSVAEMAGPTWAGRALGAQNTGQFIAASVVGPAVGALIGLVGYPLAFLAVAVLPALAIPIIPSEAAEHDHL; this is translated from the coding sequence ATGACCGGATCGACACCAGCCCCCGAGGCCCCGGCGACCGCTCGCGGGGCGCGTCCACCGATGCCGAACGCCGGTCGGGCCTGGACCGTCCTCGGGCTCGGTGTCGCCGCGCAGACCGCCGGCACGCTCTTCGTCAGCACCCCGGCGTTCCTCATCCCGCTCCTGCACGCCGATCGGGGCATGTCGCTCGCCGAGGCCGGCGTCCTGGCCGCCGCCCCCACCCTCGGCATGGTGCTGACGCTCATCGCCTGGGGTTGGCTGGCCGACCGTGTCGGCGAGCGCATCGTCATCGCCGGCGGCCTCGCCCTCACCGCCGTCGCCGCGGCCGGGGCGGTCGCCGCGGACGGCCTCATCCCGTCGCTCGGCTACGGTCCGCTCGGAATCCTGCTCCTGCTCGGTGGCGCCGCCTCCGCGAGCACGAACTCGGCGAGCGGCCGGATCGTCGTCGGCTGGTTCCCGAAGGACCGACGCGGTCTCGCGATGGGGATCCGCCAGATGTCGCAGCCCCTCGGCGTCACGGCGGCCGCGGTGACGGTGCCGTCCGTGGCGGCGGCGTCGGGCATCTCCGCCGCCCTCGTGATCTCGCTCGTCGCGACGGGTGTCCTCGCCGTGGCCTGCACGATCGGACTCCGGAATCCGCCACGGACCGCCGTGCCGAAGCCGGTCCCGACGGAGACGACGCCGAACCCCGTGGCCGCGCGACCCCGCAACCCCTACCGAGACGACGGCTTCCTCTGGCGCATCCACGCCGTGTCGATCCTGCTCGTGGTGCCGCAGTTCACCCTCACGACCTTCGCGCTCGTCTGGCTCGTCGCCGATCAGGGCTGGAACGCGCTCGCGGCGGGCGTGCTCGTCGGTGTCGCGCAGTTCGTCGGAGCGATCGGTCGGATCGGCGTCGGGGTGTTGAGCGACCGCCTCGGCAGCCGGGTGCGGCCGCTGCGCTGGGTGGCGGTGTCGGCGGTCGTCGTCATGCTGCTCCTCGCCAGCGTCGGGCTGCTGCAGTGGCCGGTGGCGGTCGCCGTCGCGCTCGTCGTCGCCAGTGCGGTGACGGTCGCCGACAACGGGCTCGCCTTCACCTCGGTCGCGGAGATGGCAGGCCCCACCTGGGCGGGGCGGGCGCTGGGAGCGCAGAACACCGGCCAGTTCATCGCCGCGTCGGTCGTCGGGCCGGCGGTCGGTGCGCTCATCGGCCTGGTCGGGTATCCGCTCGCCTTCCTCGCGGTCGCGGTGCTCCCGGCCCTCGCGATCCCGATCATCCCGAGCGAGGCCGCGGAGCACGACCACCTCTAG
- the pheA gene encoding prephenate dehydratase — translation MPAAPADDALRSYSFLGPSGTFTEVALGQVEEAKGQIWKPVSNVGEALGDVLEGRSTAAVIAIENSVDGGVSVAQDALATMLGLRIVGEVLVPVNFVLVARPGTRLEDVAVVNAHPVAYGQCHLWLDAKLPSHGHIPASSNVAAAASLLDGTSTADAAVAPPGIVNHYDLDVLAENIGDNPNAVTRFVVVSRSREIPARTGADKTSLIVELPNDESGSLLGMLEQFSTRGVNLSLIESRPIGDALGRYRFVIDALGHIEDERMADALLGLRRFSPNVIFLGSYPSADRTAVDYHSRYNDEVFIEARDWLRGLLSAEPLED, via the coding sequence ATGCCAGCCGCACCCGCCGACGACGCCCTCCGGAGCTACAGTTTCCTCGGTCCGAGCGGGACCTTCACCGAGGTGGCGCTCGGCCAGGTCGAGGAGGCCAAGGGTCAGATCTGGAAGCCCGTGTCGAACGTCGGCGAGGCGCTCGGCGACGTCCTCGAGGGCCGCAGCACGGCCGCGGTCATCGCCATCGAGAACTCGGTCGACGGGGGCGTGTCGGTGGCGCAGGATGCACTCGCCACGATGCTCGGTCTCCGCATCGTCGGCGAAGTGCTCGTGCCGGTGAACTTCGTACTCGTCGCCCGCCCCGGAACCCGCCTCGAGGACGTCGCGGTCGTGAACGCGCACCCCGTCGCCTACGGGCAGTGCCACCTCTGGCTCGACGCCAAGCTGCCCTCGCACGGACACATCCCGGCGTCGAGCAACGTCGCCGCCGCAGCCTCCCTGCTCGACGGCACCTCGACCGCCGACGCCGCGGTCGCCCCGCCCGGCATCGTGAACCACTACGACCTCGATGTCCTCGCGGAGAACATCGGCGACAACCCGAACGCCGTGACCCGCTTCGTCGTCGTCAGCCGTTCACGGGAGATCCCGGCCAGGACGGGCGCCGACAAGACGAGCCTCATCGTCGAGTTGCCGAACGACGAGTCCGGCTCGCTGCTCGGCATGCTCGAGCAGTTCTCCACGCGAGGCGTGAACCTGAGTCTCATCGAGTCCCGGCCCATCGGCGACGCGCTCGGCCGCTACCGCTTCGTGATCGACGCCCTCGGCCACATCGAGGACGAGCGGATGGCCGACGCCCTGCTCGGGCTCCGGCGGTTCAGCCCGAACGTGATCTTCCTGGGCTCGTACCCGAGCGCCGACCGCACCGCCGTCGACTACCACTCGCGCTACAACGACGAGGTGTTCATCGAGGCCCGTGACTGGTTGCGCGGGCTGCTGTCGGCGGAGCCACTCGAGGACTGA
- the pgm gene encoding phosphoglucomutase (alpha-D-glucose-1,6-bisphosphate-dependent): MNDRAGTPATEADLIDVPSLIDAYYTLKPDVSIPEQRVVFGTSGHRGSSLNTAFNQDHIAATTQAIVEYRTSQGITGPLFIGSDTHALSGPAQTTALEVLVANGVRVLVDEFDDFVPTPALSHAILKYNAEGNGDQADGIVVTPSHNPPADGGFKYNPPHGGPADSDATSWIANRANELIAGGLHDVKMAEPSAVETYDFRGNYVDDLKHIINLDAIKRSGIRIGADPLGGASVHYWQAIADRYEIDLTVVNPHVDPAWAFMTLDWDGKIRMDPSSPSAMAALVARRDEFDLLTGNDADADRHGIVTPDAGLMNPNHYLAVAIDYLYANRPGWRDDAAVGKTLVSSSVVDRVAESLGRRLWEVPVGFKWFVPGLVDGSVGFGGEESAGASFLRFDGSVWTTDKDGILLCLLAAEILAVTGKTPSVLYRELTERFGDPVYERVDAAASKEQKARLGKLDGDAITATELAGDPIVAKLSHAPGNDAAIGGVKVVTEHAWFAARPSGTEDVYKIYAESFKGAEHLKLVQAEAKQIVDAALGA; the protein is encoded by the coding sequence ATGAACGATCGCGCAGGTACCCCCGCCACCGAAGCAGATCTGATCGACGTCCCGTCGCTCATCGACGCCTACTACACACTGAAGCCGGACGTCTCGATCCCCGAGCAGCGGGTGGTGTTCGGCACCTCCGGCCACCGCGGCTCCTCGCTGAACACCGCGTTCAACCAGGACCACATCGCCGCGACCACGCAGGCGATCGTCGAGTACCGCACGAGCCAGGGGATCACCGGGCCGCTCTTCATCGGATCCGACACCCACGCGCTCAGTGGGCCGGCGCAGACGACGGCGCTCGAGGTCCTGGTCGCCAACGGTGTGCGCGTCCTGGTGGACGAGTTCGACGACTTCGTGCCGACCCCCGCGCTCAGCCATGCGATCCTCAAGTACAACGCCGAGGGCAACGGCGACCAGGCGGACGGCATCGTCGTCACGCCCAGCCACAACCCGCCGGCTGACGGCGGCTTCAAGTACAACCCCCCGCACGGCGGACCTGCCGACTCCGACGCGACCTCCTGGATCGCGAACCGCGCCAACGAGCTCATCGCCGGTGGGCTGCACGACGTCAAGATGGCGGAACCGTCCGCCGTCGAGACGTACGACTTCCGCGGCAACTACGTCGACGATCTGAAGCACATCATCAACCTCGACGCCATCAAGCGCAGCGGGATCCGCATCGGTGCCGACCCCCTCGGCGGTGCGAGCGTCCACTACTGGCAGGCGATCGCCGACCGTTACGAGATCGACCTCACCGTCGTGAACCCGCACGTCGACCCGGCCTGGGCGTTCATGACGCTCGACTGGGACGGCAAGATCCGCATGGACCCGTCGTCGCCCTCCGCCATGGCGGCGCTCGTCGCACGACGCGACGAGTTCGACCTCCTCACCGGCAACGACGCCGACGCCGACCGCCACGGCATCGTCACGCCCGACGCCGGGCTCATGAACCCCAACCACTACCTCGCCGTCGCGATCGACTACCTCTACGCGAACCGGCCGGGCTGGCGCGACGACGCCGCCGTGGGCAAGACCCTCGTGTCGTCGTCGGTCGTCGACCGCGTGGCCGAGTCCCTCGGACGCCGCCTCTGGGAGGTCCCGGTCGGCTTCAAATGGTTCGTCCCCGGTCTCGTCGACGGTTCGGTCGGCTTCGGTGGCGAGGAGAGCGCCGGCGCGAGCTTCCTCCGCTTCGACGGCTCGGTGTGGACCACCGACAAGGACGGCATCCTCCTCTGCCTGCTCGCCGCGGAGATCCTCGCCGTGACGGGCAAGACCCCGTCGGTGCTCTACCGCGAACTGACCGAGCGCTTCGGCGACCCCGTGTACGAGCGTGTCGACGCCGCAGCCTCGAAGGAACAGAAGGCGCGGCTCGGCAAGCTCGACGGCGACGCCATCACGGCGACCGAGCTCGCCGGCGACCCGATCGTCGCGAAGCTCAGCCACGCGCCGGGCAACGACGCGGCCATCGGCGGCGTCAAGGTCGTGACCGAGCACGCGTGGTTCGCCGCGCGTCCGTCCGGCACCGAGGACGTCTACAAGATCTACGCCGAGTCGTTCAAGGGCGCGGAGCACCTCAAGCTCGTCCAGGCGGAGGCGAAGCAGATCGTCGACGCCGCCCTCGGCGCCTAG
- a CDS encoding ribbon-helix-helix protein, CopG family, which translates to MRTTIRLADEFYEAVREHASQEGKTVTAYIEEALRAKLAAAAAPPEREPYKVVPYGRGGPHPGIDLTNNAQLEDIMDGFE; encoded by the coding sequence ATGCGAACGACCATCCGACTCGCCGACGAGTTCTACGAGGCCGTCCGCGAGCACGCCTCGCAGGAGGGGAAGACCGTGACCGCCTACATCGAGGAGGCCCTGCGCGCGAAGCTGGCCGCGGCGGCCGCACCGCCCGAGCGGGAGCCGTACAAGGTCGTGCCGTACGGCCGGGGAGGACCCCACCCAGGAATCGACCTCACGAACAACGCGCAACTCGAGGACATCATGGACGGTTTCGAGTGA
- a CDS encoding GntR family transcriptional regulator, with the protein MSTPTQTTQLYERLRGAILTLDLAPGQPLTERGLEQRFAASRTPVRAALTRLEAEGLARRDGRGWIVAPIDLEEIGLIAEVREALETAGVRLAAERATEAQLAAIRTLLDEPRPDDEHTVLRVGGDFHEELAALSANHLLAEGVRGAMVRLARTRWLEVRTPEAREQAATEHRAILDAVAARDPERAADLVARHIRGTNERLIASLTADQRRLRGHGVDIVS; encoded by the coding sequence ATGAGCACTCCGACGCAGACCACGCAGCTCTACGAGCGCCTCCGCGGGGCGATCCTGACCCTGGACCTCGCGCCCGGGCAGCCGCTCACCGAGCGCGGGCTCGAGCAACGGTTCGCGGCGTCACGGACGCCCGTGCGCGCCGCCCTCACCCGGCTCGAGGCCGAGGGTCTGGCGCGTCGGGACGGCCGCGGCTGGATCGTGGCACCCATCGACCTCGAGGAGATCGGGCTCATCGCCGAGGTCCGTGAGGCGCTCGAGACCGCCGGCGTCCGGCTCGCCGCCGAACGCGCGACCGAAGCGCAGCTCGCCGCGATCCGCACCCTCCTCGACGAGCCCCGCCCCGACGACGAGCACACGGTCCTCCGCGTCGGCGGCGACTTCCACGAGGAGCTCGCGGCGCTGTCCGCGAACCACCTGCTCGCCGAAGGGGTGCGCGGCGCGATGGTCCGGCTCGCCCGCACCCGTTGGCTCGAGGTGCGGACGCCCGAGGCCCGAGAGCAGGCCGCCACGGAGCACCGCGCCATCCTCGATGCGGTCGCGGCGCGCGACCCCGAGCGCGCGGCGGACCTCGTCGCGCGCCACATCCGCGGGACGAACGAGCGGCTCATCGCATCGCTCACCGCCGACCAGCGGCGCCTCCGCGGTCACGGTGTCGACATCGTCAGCTGA